Part of the Kineococcus aurantiacus genome, GGCGTGCAGCAGGCCGGACATGAAGGCGTCGCCCGCCCCGACGGTGTCGACGACGTCGACCGCCGGGGCCGGCACGTGCAGGGTCGCCGCGCCGCAGACCGCCACCGCGCCCGCGCTGCCGCGGGTCACCACGACCAGCGCCGGCCCGCGCGCCTGCCAGCGGCGGGCCACGGCCTCGACGTCCTCACCGGGCAGCAGCCAGTCCAGGTCCTCGTCGGAGGCCTTGACGACGTCGGCGGCCTCGACGAACTCCTCCACCCGGGCCAGGGCCTGCGCGGGGGAGTCGAAGAACGCCGGGCGCACGTTCGGGTCGTAGCTCGTCGTGGCCCGCCCGCGCACCGAGCGCAGCAGCTCCAGCGCCGAGTCCGCACCGGGGGCCACCGCCGCCCCGATCGACCCCGTGTGCACCAGCGCGACCCCCTCGGGCAGCGGCGTGTCCGGCAGCCGCCACACCAGGTCGAACTCGTACGTGGCCTTCCCCTCGGCGTCGACCTCGGCGCGGGCCGTCGACGTCGCCTCGCCGTCCACGGCCCCCGGCAGCAGGCGCACCGAGCCGGCGGCCAGGTGCTCGCGCAGCAGCCGCCCGTGCGCGTCGTCCCCCAGCCGGGTCAGCAGCGCCACGTCGTGCCCGAGCCGGCCCAGGCCGTAGGCGACGTTGAGCGGCGACCCGCCGGGGTGCTCGGCGCTCGCGTCCTCGCCGGCGCGGTGGACGACGTCGACGAGGGCCTCGCCGACGACGACGCTCGAGGGGGCCCCCATCAGCGCGGCCCGGTGAAGTCGATGGCCGAGTACGCCTGCAGCTTCGAGAGGCGGTGCTCGCTCTCGACCTTGCGGATCGTGCCGGACTTGGAGCGCATGACGATGCTGGAGGTGGTGATGGTGTCCCCCCGGTAGCGGACGCCGGAGACCAGCTCGCCGTCGGTGATGCCCGTCACGACGAAGTAGACGTTGTCGCTGGCGACGAGGGTCTGGGTGTCCAGCACCGCGTCCAGGTCGTGGCCGGCGTCGAGCGCCTTCTGCTTCTCCTCGTCGTCGCGCGGGGCCAGCCGGCCCTGGATCGCCCCGCCCAGGCAGTGCATGGCGCAGGCGCTGATGATCCCCTCGGGCGTGCCGCCGATGCCCAGCAGCAGGTCCACCCCGGTGCCCTCCCGGGCGGCCATCACGGCGCCGGCGACGTCGCCGTCGGAGATGAACTTGATGCGGGCGCCCGCGTCGCGGACCTCCTGGGCCAGCTGCGCGTGCCGGGGCCGGTCCAGGATGCAGACGGTGACGTCCTCGACCCAGCGCTTCTTGGCCCGGGCCAGGCGGCGGACGTTCTCGCGCACGGGCAGGCGGATGTCGACGACGTCGGCGGCCTCGGGCCCCACGGCGAGCTTGTCCATGTAGAACACCGCCGACGGGTCGTACATGGTGCCCCGCTCGGCGACGGCCAGGACGGCGACGGCGTTGGGCATGCCCCGCGCGGTCAGCGTGGTGCCGTCGATGGGGTCCACGGCCACGTCGCACTCGGCCCCGGAGCCGTCCCCGACGCGCTCGCCGTTGTAGAGCATGGGGGCGTTGTCCTTCTCGCCCTCGCCGATGACGACGGTGCCGTTCATGGAGACGGTGCCGATGAGGGTGCGCATGGCGTTGACGGCGGCGCCGTCGGCCTTGTTCTTGTCCCCGCGCCCGACCCAGCGGCCGCCGGCCATGGCGGCGGCCTCGGTCACGCGGACCAGCTCCATCGCCAG contains:
- the glpX gene encoding class II fructose-bisphosphatase, giving the protein MSQHTALPPALAVRDEAPDRNLAMELVRVTEAAAMAGGRWVGRGDKNKADGAAVNAMRTLIGTVSMNGTVVIGEGEKDNAPMLYNGERVGDGSGAECDVAVDPIDGTTLTARGMPNAVAVLAVAERGTMYDPSAVFYMDKLAVGPEAADVVDIRLPVRENVRRLARAKKRWVEDVTVCILDRPRHAQLAQEVRDAGARIKFISDGDVAGAVMAAREGTGVDLLLGIGGTPEGIISACAMHCLGGAIQGRLAPRDDEEKQKALDAGHDLDAVLDTQTLVASDNVYFVVTGITDGELVSGVRYRGDTITTSSIVMRSKSGTIRKVESEHRLSKLQAYSAIDFTGPR
- a CDS encoding carbohydrate kinase family protein, coding for MGAPSSVVVGEALVDVVHRAGEDASAEHPGGSPLNVAYGLGRLGHDVALLTRLGDDAHGRLLREHLAAGSVRLLPGAVDGEATSTARAEVDAEGKATYEFDLVWRLPDTPLPEGVALVHTGSIGAAVAPGADSALELLRSVRGRATTSYDPNVRPAFFDSPAQALARVEEFVEAADVVKASDEDLDWLLPGEDVEAVARRWQARGPALVVVTRGSAGAVAVCGAATLHVPAPAVDVVDTVGAGDAFMSGLLHALAEHGLLGGAALPRLRHLDLRTCEDLVTTAVRSASITCSRAGANPPTRAELAAGG